From the Cryptomeria japonica unplaced genomic scaffold, Sugi_1.0 HiC_scaffold_455, whole genome shotgun sequence genome, one window contains:
- the LOC131871764 gene encoding SKP1-like protein 14: MAANTVTFRLLRDEEVYEDFEVEKVVAMESEVVKNFIEKDTGMEPLRFPIPCRNIKSGKVLEMVLDYCKFHAHALYQNNEFAEKALSADKNQVTFCHILLAANFLEIEDLFCLLLKAGADLLKDKSVEELRQIFKIENDFSEQEEEAIMQETKWTYA; this comes from the coding sequence ATGGCGGCGAATACAGTGACATTCAGGCTGTTGAGAGATGAGGAAGTGTATGAAGATTTCGAAGTGGAAAAAGTGGTTGCAATGGAATCAGAGGTCGTAAAGAATTTTATAGAGAAAGACACAGGAATGGAGCCTCTAAGGTTTCCTATTCCTTGTCGTAACATCAAAAGCGGCAAAGTGCTGGAGATGGTATTAGACTACTGTAAATTCCATGCTCATGCACTATACCAGAATAATGAATTCGCTGAAAAGGCTCTTTCTGCGGATAAAAATCAGGTGACCTTCTGCCACATTCTTTTGGCTGCGAATTTTCTAGAAATCGAAGATCTTTTTTGTTTGTTATTGAAGGCAGGGGCAGATTTATTGAAAGACAAAAGTGTGGAAGAATTGCGCCAGATATTTAAGATAGAGAATGATTTCAGTGAACAGGAAGAGGAGGCAATCATGCAAGAGACGAAGTGGACCTACGCATAA